One Melopsittacus undulatus isolate bMelUnd1 unplaced genomic scaffold, bMelUnd1.mat.Z mat_scaffold_55_arrow_ctg1, whole genome shotgun sequence DNA window includes the following coding sequences:
- the LOC117438678 gene encoding olfactory receptor 1038-like — MAGNHTQIEFILLGITDRPCAQTPLFVFFLMIYIVTLVGNVGIITLVRVSPSLHTPMYFFLTHFAFVDICYSTVISPRMLADLLSEDKTISFTACMMQFFTFAFFGISECHLLAMMAYDRHVAICQPLLYVTIISSRVCWQLVASSYLFAFLSAIAYTWSVFGGSFCGPNRIDHFFCDEVPVLKLVCSDTHSSEMVIFAFLTINEVGTIVVILLSYVSIICTVLRMCSAQSRARAFHTCASHLTAVSMYFGPAFFMYLQPPSSHRSLDKVVSIFYTVVTPMLNPFIYSLRNKEVKGALIKCRRRLFNHRQLR, encoded by the coding sequence ATGGCCGGAAATCACACACAGATTGAATTCATCCTGTTGGGAATTACAGACAGACCATGTGCACAAActcctctttttgtcttctttctaaTGATTTACATTGTCACTCTGGTGGGGAACGTTGGCATTATCACATTGGTGAGggtgtctcccagcctccacacccccatgtacttcttcctcacccatttTGCCTTCGTtgacatctgctattccacagtcatctcccccaggatgctggcagacctcttatcagaggacaaaaccatttctttcactgcctgcatgatgcagttcttcacctttgctttctttggtaTTAGTGAGtgtcacctgctggccatgatggcctatgaccggcacgttgccatctgccagcccctgctctatgtgaccatcatctccagccgtgtctgctggcagctggtagcatcaTCCTATCTATTCGCCTTCCTCAGTGCCATCGCCTACACATGGAGCGTGTTTGGAGGTTCCTTCTGTGGTCCCAACCGcattgaccacttcttctgtgatgAAGTTCCTGTTCTAAAGCTCgtgtgctctgacacccacagcagtgagatggtCATCTTTGCCTTTCTCACTATCAACGAGGTGGGTACAATTGTGGTCATTTTGCTCTCTTACGTCTCTATCATTTGCacagtgctgaggatgtgctcagcacagagcagggccagagccttCCACACCTGTGCCTCCCATTTGACGGCTGTATCCATGTACTTTGGGCCAGCATTCTTCATGTACCTACAGCCTCCATCTAGTCACAGGAGTCTGGATAAAGTGGTTTCCATCTTCTACACAGTGGTCAcccccatgctcaacccattcatctacagcctgaggaacaaggaaGTGAAAGGGGCTCTGATCAAGTGCAGGAGGAGACTGTTCAACCATAGGCAACTGAGATGA
- the LOC117438679 gene encoding olfactory receptor 1020-like codes for MGGNQTQIKFILLGITDRPYAQTPLFVFFLMIYIVTLVGNVGIISLVRVSPSLHTPMYFLLTHFAFIDICYSTVISPRMLADLLSEDKTISFTACMMQFFTFAFFATVECHLLAMMAYDRHVAICQPLLYVTIISSRVCWQLVASSYLFAFLSAIVCTWCVFGGSFCGPNRIDHFFCDVSPVLMLVCSDTHSSEMVIFAFVTINVVGTSMIILLSYISIVRTVLRMCSAQSRARAFHTCASHLMAVSLFFGSAFFMYLQPSSSHRSLDKVASIFYAVVTPMLNPFIYSLRNKEVKGALVKCRSTFFNHWQHRRVLSLRT; via the coding sequence ATGGGAGGAAATCAAACCCAGATTAAATTCATCCTCTTGGGAATTACAGACAGACCATATGCACAAActcctctttttgtcttctttctaaTGATTTACATTGTCACTCTGGTGGGGAATGTTGGCATTATCTCATTGGTGAGggtgtctcccagcctccacacccccatgtacttccTCCTCACCCATTTCGCCTTCATtgacatctgctattccacagtcatctcccccaggatgctggcagacctcttatcagaggacaaaaccatttctttcactgcctgcatgatgcagttcttcacctttgctttctttgctactgttgagtgtcacctgctggccatgatggcctatgaccggcacgttgccatctgccagcccctgctctatgtgaccatcatctccagccgtgtctgctggcagctggtagcatcaTCCTACCTATTCGCCTTCCTCAGTGCCATCGTATGCAcatggtgtgtgtttggaggttccttctgtggtcccaaccgcattgaccacttcttctgtgaCGTATCCCCTGTGCTAATGCTCgtgtgctctgacacccacagcagtgagatggtCATCTTTGCCTTTGTCACCATCAATGTGGTGGGCACGAGCATGatcattttgctctcctacatCTCTATCGTTCGCacagtgctgaggatgtgctcagcacagagcagggccagagccttCCACACCTGTGCCTCCCATTTGATGGCAGTTTCCTTATTCTTTGGGTCAGCATTCTTCATGTACCTACAACCTTCTTCTAGCCACAGAAGCCTGGATAAGGTGGCTTCCATTTTCTACGCCGTGGTCAcccccatgctcaacccattcatctacagcctgaggaacaaggaggtgaagggggCCCTGGTCAAGTGCAGGAGCACGTTCTTCAACCACTGGCAACATAGAAGAGTTTTATCATTAAGGACATGA
- the LOC101870977 gene encoding olfactory receptor 1020-like: MAGNHTQIEFILLGITDRPCAQTPLFVFFLLIYIVTLVGNVGIITLVRVSPSLHTPMYFFLTQFAFIDICYSTVISPRMLADLLSEDKTISFTACMMQFFTFAFFSTIECHLLAMMAYDRHVAICQPLLYVTIISSRVCWQLVASSYLFAFLSAIIYTWCVFGGSFCGPNRIDHFFCDEVPVLKLVCSDTHSSEIVVFTFITINVVGTSMIILLSYISILFTVLSMCSAQSRTRAFHTCASHLMAVASFFGTKVFMYLQPPSSHRSQDKVASIIYTVVTPMLNPFIYSLRNKEVKGALIKCRGIFFNHWQRKKVLSSSTCTVHIN, translated from the coding sequence ATGGCTGGAAATCACACACAGATTGAATTCATCCTGTTGGGAATTACAGACAGACCATGTGCACAAActcctctttttgtcttctttcttttgatttaCATTGTCACTCTGGTGGGGAACGTTGGCATTATCACATTGGTTCGggtgtctcccagcctccacacccccatgtacttcttcctcacccagTTTGCCTTCATtgacatctgctattccacagtcatctcccccaggatgctggcagacctcttatcagaggacaaaaccatttctttcactgcctgcatgatgcagttcttcacctttgcttttttcagtactattgagtgtcacctgctggccatgatggcctacgaccggcacgttgccatctgccagcccctgctctatgtgaccatcatctccagccgtgtctgctggcagctggtagcatcatcctacctatttgccttcctcagtgccatcatctacacatggtgtgtgtttggaggttccttctgtggtcccaaccgcattgaccacttcttctgtgatgAAGTTCCTGTGCTAAAGCTCgtgtgctctgacacccacagcagtgaaATAGTTGTCTTCACCTTCATCACCATCAATGTGGTGGGCACAAGCATGatcattttgctctcctacatCTCTATCCTTTTCACAGTGTTGAGcatgtgctcagcacagagcaggaccAGAGCCTTCCACACCTGCGCCTCCCATTTGATGGCTGTTGCCTCCTTCTTTGGTACAAAGGTCTTCATGTACTTACAACCTCCATCTAGTCACAGGAGTCAGGATAAAGTGGCCTCCATCATCTACACAGTGGTCAcccccatgctcaacccattcatctacagcctgaggaacaaggaggtgaagggggCTCTGATCAAGTGCAGGGGCATTTTCTTCAACCACTGGCAACGGAAGAAAGTTCTATCATCCAGCACATGCACAGTTCATATCAACTGA
- the LOC117438689 gene encoding olfactory receptor 5G3-like codes for MAQSNCTQVTQFILVGFTEEPVTQGNLFLLFLLTYLVTIVGNLGIIILIRASPHLHSPMYYFLGNLAFVDLCSSTIITPKMLVDLMLEKKSIAYAGCVAQVFLFDLFGITECFLLASMAYDRYVAICHPLLYPLVMSPKCCFQLVTGSYLMGLTNGVRHTIGMSTLSFCSSSTINLFFCDISPLISLSTSDTTLSHIILTTAASLLGVSSSLVVLLSYVAIILTILSINSAEGKRKAFSTCTSHLVTVSIFYGACFFMYLFPSSHSSRGADKWAVVIYTIVTPMLNPLIYSLRNKEVKEALRRLLKIK; via the coding sequence ATGGCACAAAGCAACTGCACCCAAGTGACCCAGTTCATCCTGGTGGGGTTCACAGAGGAGCCGGTGACTCAGGGCAACttgttcctgctcttcctgctcacCTACCTTGTCACCATCGTGGGCAACCTGGGCATCATCATCTTGATCAGGGCCAGCCCCCACCTCCACTCCCCCATGTATtatttcctgggcaacctggcCTTTGTAGACCTCTGTTCTTCCACCATCATCACCCCCAAGATGTTGGTTGACTTGATGTTGGAGAAGAAGAGCATTGCTTATGCTGGGTGCGTGGCTCAGGTCTTCCTCTTTGATCTTTTTGGGATTACTGAATGCTTCCTGCTGGCTTCGATGGCCTATGACCGTTATGTGGCCATTTGCCATCCCCTGCTCTACCCCCTTGTCATGTCCCCaaagtgctgtttccagctggtGACTGGCTCCTACCTCATGGGGCTGACCAATGGTGTGAGACACACCATCGGCATGTCCACCCtgtccttctgcagctccagcaccatcAACCTCTTCTTCTGTGACATTTCCCCTCTCATCTCCCTCTCCACCTCCGACACCACCCTCAGCCACATCATCCTGaccactgcagcatctctccttGGTGTGTCCAGCAGCCTGGTTGTCCTGCTCTCCTATGTGGCCATCATCCTCACCATCCTGAGCATCAATTCAGCCGAGGGCAAGCGCAAAGCCTTCTCCACCTGCACCTCCCACCTCGTGACTGTCAGTATCTTCTATGGGGCAtgcttttttatgtatttattcccCAGCTCACACAGCTCAAGAGGAGCAGATAAATGGGCTGTGGTGATCTACACCATAGTGACTCCCATGCTGAACCCCTtgatctacagcctgaggaataAGGAGGTGAAGGAGGCTTTGAGGAGACTCTTGAAAATAAAGTGA